The Triticum aestivum cultivar Chinese Spring chromosome 7B, IWGSC CS RefSeq v2.1, whole genome shotgun sequence genome window below encodes:
- the LOC123159325 gene encoding zinc finger BED domain-containing protein DAYSLEEPER: protein MRYPELASMARDILAVPISSVASEQAFSMSRKVITPNRASLKPKTIEALMCLQDWYRWKMSQSEEMSTTGGGPSSSHANELSSDSENDEVEIA, encoded by the exons ATGCGATACCCTGAGCTTGCATCAATGGCTCGGGATATTCTTGCTGTCCCCATTTCTAGTGTTGCTTCGGAACAAGCCTTTAGCATGAGTCGCAAAGTTATAACTCCTAACCGAGCTTCACTTAAGCCTAAGACCATCGAGGCTTTAATGTGTCTCCAAGATTGGTATCGTTGGAAGATGTCTCAGAGTGAAG AAATGAGCACTACAGGAGGTGGACCTTCAAGTTCTCATGCAAATGAGTTATCTTCAGATTCG GAAAATGATGAAGTTGAGATAGCTTGA